One segment of Setaria viridis chromosome 4, Setaria_viridis_v4.0, whole genome shotgun sequence DNA contains the following:
- the LOC117853168 gene encoding rhamnogalacturonan I rhamnosyltransferase 1: MGWKVASGGKAAAAASEKLRFPPSSAAARSRMKLWVVRATTTVLLWTCVVQLTAVGDNWGPRVLKGWPSCLTAPEEEAAALPGAAFAARPQPVVEKAALPPKRIYRNNGYLMVSCNGGLNQMRAAICDMVVIARYLNVTLVVPELDKTSFWNDPSEFQDIFDVEHFITSLRGEVRILRELPPRVKRRVELGMFHSMPPISWSDISYYQNQILPLIRKYKVLHLNRTDARLANNGLPIDIQKLRCRVNYASLRFTPQIEELGKRVIRILRQNGPFLVLHLRYEMDMLAFSGCTQGCSNEEAEELTRMRYAYPWWKEKVIDSDLKRKDGLCPLTPEETALVLRALDIDRSMQIYIAAGEIYGGKRRMAALTSAYPNVVRKETLLEPSDLMFFQNHSSQMAALDYLVSLESDIFVPTYDGNMAKVVEGHRRFMGFKKTVLLDRKLIVELVDRYTNGSLQWDEFSSLIKAAHAKRMGSASKRTVIPDRPKEEDYFYANPQECLQDRDLLQTS; encoded by the exons ATGGGGTGGAAGGTGGCGTCAGGGGgtaaggcggcggcggcggccagcgagaAGCTCAGgttccctccctcctccgccgccgcgcgctcgcggATGAAGCTCTGGGTCGTGCGCGCCACCACCACGGTGCTGCTCTGGACCTGCGTCGTGCAGCTCACCGCCGTCGGCGACAACTGGGGCCCGCGGGTGCTCAAGGGCTGGCCGTCCTGCCTCACCGCgcccgaggaggaggccgcggcgctccccggcgccgccttcgccgcgcgcccgcagcccgTCGTCGAGAAGGCCGCGCTGCCGCCCAAGA GAATATATAGGAACAATGGTTATTTGATGGTTTCGTGCAATGGTGGGCTTAACCAAATGCGAGCTGCA atatGTGACATGGTCGTAATTGCAAGATATTTGAATGTAACTTTAGTTGTTCCAGAGTTAGATAAGACTTCATTTTGGAATGATCCAAG CGAGTTCCAAGACATATTTGATGTCGAGCACTTTATAACCTCATTACGAGGTGAAGTCCGCATTCTGAGAGAATTGCCCCCGAGGGTAAAGAGAAGGGTTGAACTTGGAATGTTTCACTCCATGCCACCAATTAGTTGGTCTGATATTTCCTATTATCAAAATCAG ATTCTTCCTTTGATTCGCAAGTACAAGGTTCTCCATCTGAATAGAACTGATGCCAGGCTAGCAAACAATGGTTTACCAATTGACATCCAGAAACTGCGATGCCGAGTAAATTATGCCTCTCTCAGATTTACCCCTCAAATTGAAGAGTTGGGCAAGCGAGTAATTAGAATACTTCGCCAAAATGGCCCTTTCTTGGTCCTTCATTTACGTTATGAAATGGATATGCTGGCATTCTCTGGCTGTACACAAGGTTGCAGTAATGAAGAGGCAGAAGAGCTTACAAGAATGAG GTATGCTTATCCATGGTGGAAAGAGAAAGTGATTGACTCAgacttaaaaagaaaagatggcCTTTGCCCGTTGACACCTGAGGAGACTGCTCTTGTCCTCAGAGCATTGGACATCGATAGAAGTATGCAAATATACATTGCTGCTGGAGAAATATATGGTGGAAAGCGCAGGATGGCTGCTCTAACTTCAGCATACCCGAATGTG GTGAGGAAGGAGACACTTTTGGAACCTTCTGATCTGATGTTCTTCCAGAACCATTCATCACAAATGGCTGCACTAGATTACTTGGTATCTTTAGAAAGTGATATATTTGTTCCAACATATGATGGCAATATGGCTAAAGTCGTTGAGGGTCATCGGAG ATTCATGGGTTTCAAGAAGACAGTCTTGTTAGACCGAAAACTTATTGTTGAGCTAGTGGACCGGTACACCAATGGTTCTCTGCAATGGGATGAGTTCTCTTCATTGATCAAGGCTGCCCATGCAAAGCGGATGGGTTCAGCTTCAAAGAGGACGGTGATTCCCGACAGACCCAAGGAAGAGGATTACTTCTATGCCAATCCCCAAGAATGCCTCCAAGATCGTGATCTTCTACAAACATCATGA
- the LOC117851964 gene encoding dof zinc finger protein 4 codes for MQELQPIPGLAGRLFGSGGAAAAAIGLLRRHGGSSAAEVRCPRCDSPDTKFCYYNNYNLAQPRHFCRACRRYWTKGGHLRNVPVGGGCRKPRPRRPAAAAADGRGKDGVHRDGKAPRSGFAGAASSSSPTAAGDADAPVSGAFSVVTEPSVPRSGGVAEASAETGSFAAGDTRALLVPPPAPMFADQASVFASLFAPPRPLSAFGSSAQPQPEQAEERVAASLLAAEQPPPSCTAAFTDTAPFAAGSDGALSAGPSDWPTAGIFELAGGNAGDASLPEHWNHGSWTDPDPAVYLP; via the coding sequence ATGCAGGAGCTCCAGCCCATCCCCGGCCTGGCGGGGCGGCTgttcggcagcggcggcgccgccgcggccgccatcggcctcctccgccgccacggcggctCCTCGGCGGCCGAGGTGCGGTGCCCGCGGTGCGACTCGCCCGACACCAAGTTCTGCTACTACAACAACTACAACCTCGCGCAGCCGCGCCACTTCTGCAGGGCCTGCCGCCGCTACTGGACCAAGGGCGGCCACCTCCGCAACgtccccgtcggcggcggctgccgcaAGCCCAGGCCCAggcgccccgctgccgccgccgccgacggccgcggCAAGGACGGCGTGCACCGGGACGGAAAGGCCCCGCGCTCAggcttcgccggcgccgcctccagcTCCAGTCCCACCGCagccggcgacgccgacgcgccCGTGTCGGGCGCGTTCTCTGTCGTGACCGAACCGAGCGTCCCCAGGAGTGGCGGCGTCGCGGAGGCTAGCGCCGAGACCGGCAGCTTCGCGGCCGGCGACACGCGGGCGCTGCTCgtgcccccgccggcgccgatgtTCGCCGACCAGGCGTCCGTGTTCGCGTCGCTcttcgcgccgccgcggcctctcTCGGCCTTCGGTTCCtcggcgcagccgcagcccgagCAGGCAGAGGAGCGCGTCGCCGCCAGTCTACTTGCTGCAGagcagccgccgccatcgtGCACTGCGGCCTTCACGGACACGGCGCCGTTCGCCGCAGGATCGGACGGTGCGCTTTCGGCGGGACCATCCGACTGGCCGACGGCAGGGATATTCGAGCTAGCGGGCGGCAACGCCGGCGACGCGTCGTTGCCGGAGCACTGGAACCATGGAAGCTGGACGGATCCGGACCCGGCCGTCTACTTGCCGTAG
- the LOC117854227 gene encoding protein MICROTUBULE BINDING PROTEIN 2C: MHDRSHNPQPAEAGAGNGRAAGEGGGGGNVDRVLFKNLVEMVPLVESLMDRRVNPSYSRRASLVYTPAPAKKASDLKSVKSPQSVSAKKRRDPGDAAKKSTPDSNGENGSVSPLSLSGAENKPKDEIAVLREQIDDLQKKLLEKEEALRYAENSVNEMNVAYATIDELRRQVAEKEALIRSTNSQLHDAKIMLADKQASLEKLEWEVKTSNKKVEDLQGDMSNMEFEISSLMALFEKVSENVSENVSGDCYDGSIPSSYELEALQSTSEIDKIEVEKIEQERITYAEALAAARENPNEERLNLAAEARSRLQVLVL, encoded by the exons ATGCACGACCGATCCCACAATCCGCagccggcggaggccggcgccggcaacggcagggcggccggcgaggggggcGGTGGCGGGAACGTGGATCGGGTGCTCTTCAAGAACCTCGTCGAGATGGTGCCCCTCGTCGAGTCGCTAATG GACCGGAGGGTGAACCCGTCCTACTCGCGCCGCGCCTCGCTCGTCtacacgccggcgccggccaagaag GCGAGCGATTTGAAGAGCGTGAAGTCGCCACAGAGTGTGTCCGCGAAAAAACGGAGAGACCCTGGTGATGCAGCCAAGAAAAGCACCCCGGACTCCAATGGTGAGAATGGCTCGGTTTCGCCATTGTCTCTGTCGGGTGCAGAAAATAAACCCAAGGATGAGATTGCTGTCCTGCGCGAGCAGATTGATGACCTGCAGAAGAAATTGCTTGAGAAGGAGGAGGCCCTGAGGTATGCGGAGAACTCAGTGAATGAGATGAATGTGGCATACGCGACCATTGATGAGCTAAGGCGCCAAGTGGCTGAGAAAGAAGCTCTGATCAGATCTACCAATTCTCAGTTGCATGATGCAAAG ATTATGCTTGCGGACAAACAAGCGTCTTTAGAGAAACTGGAGTGGGAGGTGAAGACGTCAAATAAAAAGGTTGAAGATCTTCAAGGAGATATGTCCAATATGGAATTCGAGATAAGTTCATTGATGGCGTTATTTGAAAAAGTTTCGGAAAATGTTTCGGAAAATGTTTCGGGTGACTGTTATGATGGTAGTATACCATCATCATATGAACTAGAGGCACTTCAATCGACG AGCGAAATTGACAAGATTGAGGTCGAGAAGATAGAGCAGGAAAGGATTACATATGCTGAAGCTCTCGCGGCTGCGAGAGAGAACCCTAATGAGGAGCGCCTGAATTTAGCTGCCGAGGCACGGTCAAGGCTGCAGGTCCTTGTACTATAA